From Chlorocebus sabaeus isolate Y175 chromosome 10, mChlSab1.0.hap1, whole genome shotgun sequence:
GGTCTGCACAACCGCTcgtcttaacccagacattcctttctactgattccaggtctttagataaactcttttgaccaactgccaatcagaaaatttttggaatctaCCTATGATCTGGAAACTGcctcccctacccccacctcaagttgtcccgcctttccagacgaaaccaatgtacatcttacatgtattgttTTACGTCTTAagtctccctaaaatgcataaaaccaagctgtactcTGACCACAATGGGCACCTAggatctcctggggctgtgtcacgAGCCATTGGTTACTCATATTTGGCTATAAATCTCTTTTATAGCCAAATAGTATAAATAGTACAGTATAGTATAGTATGGTATAGTACAGTATAGTACAGTACAGTACAGTATAGCACAGTATAGTACAGTACAGTACAGTATAGTACGGTATAGTATAGTACAGTACAGTATAGTGCGGTATAGTACAGTACAGTATAGTATGGTATAGTATAGTACAGTATAGTACGGTATAGTATAGCACAGTACAGTATAGTAcggtatagtatagtatagtacagTACAGTATAGTATAGTGTAGTACAGTATAGTATAGTGCAGTATAGTATAGTACAGTATAGTATGGTATAGTATAGTACAGTACAGtacagtatagtatagtatagtacagTATAGCACAGTATAGTATAGTACAGTATAGTACAGTACAGTACAGTATAGTACGGTATAGTACAGTACAGTACAGTGTAGTATAGTATActataaatctcttcaaatattttagagtttgacaGTTTTCATTGACAGGAGAGTGACTGCTCACGGGTATGCGATTTCTTCTGGGGtggtgaaaatattctggaattggatagtggtgatggctgtaTAACTTTATGAAAATACTAAGAAACCACCGAATCATACActtctcaaacgcctgacctcaggtgatccacccgctttggcctcccaaagtgctgggattacaggcgtgagccacagcgcccagcctgaaTCATACACTTCTGAAAGGTAAATTTTAtagcatgtgaattatatctctgttttattttattctttgttttgagacagggtctcactctgttgcccaggctggagcgcagttgCGCTATCTCAGcggactgcaacctccacctcccgggctcaagcaatcctcccacctcagcctcccgagtagctggaactacagacatgtgtcaccatgactggctaatgtttgtatttttgtagagatggggttttgtcatgttgcccaggctggtctggaacttctggactcaagcaagccaccagcctctgcctcccaaagtgctgggattacaggcgtgcgccactgtgcccagccacatatCTCAATTTTAAACATCGACGGTGGGTCTCTTCTTGAGGGTGGGCCAGCCAGTGGCTTTGCTCCCTAATTCTAGCCCGAAGCCCCTGTTCTGTCCCTTGCCCCATCTTCTCTCTAAGGCTTGAGCCACCAGTTCTGGTCACACTCACCTCATGGAGCCCACTAGCCCCTTTCCTAGGCCTTAGGCTGGACCTCCACTCAACCCCAAAGGCCCTGTGTCTTGCCTTCTGATTCCTCCTGAAGACATCTCTGTCatgttttcccctctagaatgTCTTTATAGATTTCCTcagctggccgggcatggtggctcacgcctgtaatcccagcactttcggaggccgaggcgggtggatcacctgaggtcaggagttcgagaccagcttgactaacatggagaaaccccgtctccactgaaaatacaaaattagctgggcgtggtggtgcctgcctgtaattgggaggctgaggcaggagaagcacgtgaacccaggaggtggagactgcggtgagccgagattgcaccattacactccagcctgggcgacaagagtgaaactccatctcaaaaaaaaagatttcctcaACTaaccttccctcctttcctcccacgTTGTATAGAGAAGGCCAGCCATTGTAATCCATACAGAAATTCTGGCCCTGAGGACatttaaatacaaacattttaaactgAATTATACCAACTCTGCTGAATTTCCATCAAGGACACACTTTCCAGAGCCGACTCTATGGAGCTTAAATAAATCCTTGATCAATTTTCAAGAGAACACTGCGAAACTGCGTAGttcttctccattttcatttttacctgGTATCATATTTGGTTCTTTCCCGCTGACATTTTCTAACAACGTTTCAGCATAGGCCTCCCGATGTCTATCAAGGCGTGTTTTCTTGGATTATAATTTGCAGGTCTAGATTTTATCAAGCCATGAACCTCCCACCCAAGTTTAGGGAATAGcatgtttttttccttgtgtGGCTTTTGcccttgtaagttttattttcGCGTACCGTCCTAATGTTAATGTTCACTGTGGTTGAGTGAAGGGActgatagattacatttatttcCCAAAGAAGCTGAGTTTTAAATAGATAACGTATGCATGTGGTAGAAAAATGAGAGCGGGACGAAAGCGTGCACAAAGGCAAACCTTGCCCCTCTTGCCGGCCCCTCGCCCACTTGCCCTCTGCAAAGGCTGTGTCTCAGACGGGGTGCCAGGATGCTGCCTCTGACATGGAGACCCACGGCAGGCGTGAGGTCTCTGAGGAAAGGGAGGAGCAGCAGAGAAAAAGAGGTGGCTGCAATGCAGTCAGTGCAAAGGTGGCTGGAAGGCCCAGCCGCCCCGAGGGAGCTCTAGAGCTGCGCTGTTCCTGGTCAGGAGGTCAGGAAGAGGCTCTTTAGGCTCTGGGTGTACCAGTCATCACTCAGTCCTTCTTGGGTATGACCTGGGGCAGAGTCTTCATCTGGGAacccctggcccctcctccccaggccagGGCCCTGCAGCCAACACTCCCCAGAGCTGGGGGATGCATCCTCCCAAAGGGACCTAGGCAGCTCAGCCCGAAAACCACTGTCACCCACTGTCCCCGAGTTACCTCTGTCCCCTCTTACCCTTTTTAGCCGAagacttatttttaattgttattttcttaGACCTCTGGAGCACCCCGCGCCCCCAGCCTGGGTTAGCTGTCAGGAGCCGCTGTCTCTTCCTTTCCCACTGCGGCTCCACCCCCTCCCTGCCTCAGGGGGAGCCCACGCAGCGGGGGCAGCCGGGCCTCAGCCTCAGGCAGCCTGGGGAGCAGAACTTTAGAAGCCacgctttttctttttcctttttctttgaaacaaCTTTCTAGGGCTCTGGAGTTATAAAAAGCTCCCATGTGTCACTTTCCAGCATTTGGGCAGCTGCCGAATGCCACCCGGACGGCCCTGCTGCCCTCCCAAGGTGTGCCCCTGGACTGATGGGCTGGGCTTGGCAAAAGCAGCCGGAGGTTATCGAAAATCTGGTGTAAGGAGCATTGTTAACTTATAATAAAAATCGAATCCAAAACATGCTTTTCAATACCCCCTCCCAATATCCACCAGAGGCAAAAGCAGAATTAAGAAGCAGGGTCTTGAGACGCAGGAAAGGAGAATGAACCCCACGCGGGAGGAGGACAGGCCACCCCTACTTTGGTCCACTTGGCCAGGGAGTGAGCACCACCTGTCTTGGGGAATGACTCTGGGCCCATCTCAGGTGTGGCTGCAGGTGACACATCTTCTCTTCCTGTCCACCCCCAGCCCCATGGCCTCCCTCCCTGTCCTGCAGAAGGAGAGCGTGTTCCAGTCGGGAGCCGCCCGTGCCTACAGAATCCCTGCCCTGCTCTACCTGCCTGGGCAGCAGACCCTGCTGGCCTTTGCAGAACAGCGGACAAGCAAGAAGGACGAGCACGCAGAGCTGATTGTCCTCCGCAGAGGAGGTTATGATGCGTCCACCCACCGGGTTCAGGTGAGGCAGGAGGTGTCTGCACTGGCTCCTCAGGGCTCTGCCACACCCTTTGCTGCTGTGATCAGGGGCCAGGCCTGGATCTCAAGGAATACAGGGACAACTTTGTCCCTCAATGGCTGAGGTCTGGAGGAGAGATAGAGCAGAGAAAGTGCCCCCAGTGGTCACCTGGACCTCTGGGTTCACCATGAATTAGTCCAGTTGGCCTCCATCTGTTTTCCTGAATGATTGCGTGAGTTGCCCAGCATCCTTGATAACCTGAGGGAGGAATAGTTCAGTGTTGCATAATGGGTGGTTGTGTCCTTTGAATAAAATTAAGTTGGGGACCTGGGGTGGGGTGACGGCTTGTGTCCTAAAGTTCCATCTTATAGATTAAACAATTAATCCTGATGACAGCACCCAAGGCTGGCTGATCGTATTTGAAgaggttaatattattatcattCCTTTGTGGTCATAACTACACAGCTGTTCAAAGCATGGGATTTGAAGCAGAtggacctgggttcaagtcctggttCCGCCACTGACCAGAGGTGTGACCTAGGCAACTCCTCTGCCCTGTCTCAGTCTCTTGTTCACTGTAATAATGGAGCTATTAACACCTGTCCCTCAGGGGTTTAGGCATTAGATGAGACCTTGGATGTTAGACTTTTGGCGCTGTGTCTGTGCTTAGAATTGCTCAATGCGGGGAGCTGTTAATAAATGGGGACAGACAGCACATGTGACATAGACTTGGGGATTCTGGAGGTTCAGTGTGACTCCTCCTTGGCTGCATGAGTAGGATACGGAGTGTAGAAGGTGAGAGGTGACCGTCACATTCTGTCTTGTACTGGTCAGGCTACTGCCCCTCCCGCCAGGGCTTTGCTATTCAAGGATGGCGAGCTGGACTGGGGTGGGAAGTGGAGGAACCAGGATGAAGTTGGGAATGGCTCATGCACGAGTCATCTTCGTATCTTGTGGTCTGGCAGGTGGGTGTTCTGTAAATGCATATTGATGGCAATGGAAGGAACAGAATCACTCAGCCAAGTGTGGCTGCCTTGGAGTGGTGAGGTGGATCCCCGGGCCCCGCAGCTCTGGGGAAATGTGGCGAGGAGGATATGAGTGTTGGGTGAAGAGTTCTCCTCGATGACTTTTGACTCTAACCCAGGAGACACGCCTGTGCCTACCCCTCCCACGCATGCAGCTCCTGACACCATCCCCAGCTGTTTCAAGgctgccttctttctctctcctcgcTCAGTGGCAAGCTCAGGAGGTGGTGGCCCAGGCCCGGCTGGACGGACACCGGTCCATGAACCCATGCCCCTTGTATGATGCGCAGACGGGgaccctcttcctcttcttcattgCCATCCCTGGGCAAGTCACGGAGCAACAGCAGCTGCAGACCAGGGCCAATGTGACGCGGCTGTGCCAAGTAACCAGCACTGACCACGGGAGGACCTGGAGCTCCCCCAGAGACCTCACTGATGCGGCCATCGGCCCAGCCTACCGGGAGTGGTCCACCTTTGCGGTGGGCCCAGGGCATTGTTTGCAGCTGCACGACAGGGCCCAGAGCCTGGTGGTGCCCGCCTATGCCTACCGGAACCTTCACCCCATCCAAAGGCCAAGCCCCTCCGCCTTCTGCTTCCTCAGCCACGACCATGGGCGCACGTGGGCGCGAGGGCACTTTGTGGCCCAGGACACCCTGGAGTGCCAGGTGGCCGAAGTCGAGGCTGGGGAGCAGAGGGTGGTGACCCTCAACGCGAGAAGCCACCTCCGAGCCAGAATCCAGGCCCAGAGCACCAATGACGGGCTTGATTTCCAGGAGTCTCAGCTGGTGAAGAAGCTGGTGGAGCCGCCGCCCCAGGGCTGCCAAGGGAGTGTCATCAGCTTCCCCAGCCCCGACTCGGGGCCCGGTTCCCCAGCCCAGTGGCTGCTCTACACTCACCCCACACACTCTGGGCAGAGGGCCGATCTGGGCGCCTACCTCAACCGGCGACCTCCAGCCCCCGAGGCCTGGTCGGAGCCAGTACTGCTGGCCAAGGGCAGTTGTGCCTACTCAGATCTCCAGAGCATGGGCACCGGCCCCGATGGGTCCCCCTTGTTTGGGTGTCTGTACGAAGCCAATGATTACGAGGAGATTGTCTTTCTCATGTTCACCCTGAAGCAAGCCTTCCCGGCTGAGTACCTGCCTCAGTGagcccaccgtgcccagcacaaGGGCCTCGCTTTCACCTGCACGCCCGGCTTGGAGGCTCTGCGGTTGCCTCTCCTTCCCATGGCCCCTGGACGTGGGGGCCACTCTGGGCTCCCTTCGGTGCCGGTGTGTGGAGAGAGATCCAGCTGTTGCTCTTTTCCTCCTGCATGGTTCTAGTCTTCCCAAAAGGTTCTGTTTCAGCCCAGAAACCAAAAGTGCCTGGCTGCCCGTCGCCCCTCCATAGGGAAGGCGCGGAGGGTCCCACAGCGCAGCTGTCACCTTGCCTGCCTGTCCCCCAACCCCAGCTTTGTGTAGGTCTAGACAAATTTCCTAGTTCAACCCCTTCCTTCTCGGGAACCACTCATTGTGTTCCTGGGGAAGAACTGAGACCACATTGTAAATTAGCAGAGATGTGTGAGTGTCCATGTGTATCTAtctgcgtgtgcatgtgtgttcatgtgtgtccATGTGGGCCTGTGTGTTCACGTGTCTgttcatgtgtgtttgtgtgtgtccatATATGCCGGCATGtgcatgtgttcatgtgtgtttgtgtgtccatgtgtgcctGCGTGTtcatgtgtgttcatgtgtgtccatgtgtctcCACGCATGTGTgttcatgtatgtgtatatgggCGTGtctgcatgtgcatgtgtttgtgtctgtgtgtgtgcatgtgtgactgtgtgtccatgtgtgtctgcatatgcatgtgtgttggtgtgtgtccATGTTCGtctgtgtgttcatgtgtctgtgtgtgtctgtgtgcatgtctgttcatgtgtgtgtgtttgtgtaggtATCCTTGCCAATGCTTTGGGGCAGACAGCATGGGGAATAGCTTTGCAGGGAGTAAGGCAGGGTCTGGGAGAATTAAGCTAGCTTAAGTCACTGTATTGGTGTCTTAGGGCTGCCGGAACAAATTACCTTAATcttggtggcttaaagcaacagaaatttgttctctcacagttctttctggaggccagaagcctgAAATCAGCACGTCTGAAAGGCTCCGTGCCCTCTTGAGGTGCTGGTGAGGGGGGCCCTCCctgcttcttccagcttctgccgGCTCTTAGCAATGCCTGCTGGTCCTTGGCTTGTGGTCACATCACTCCAGTCCCTGCCTCAATCCTCACGTGGccaactcctcctcctcttccgcctcctgtgtcttctcttctatgtttataaggacacttgtcactgactggatttagggcccactcacaatctcagctcactgcaacctccgcctcttgggttcaggtgattttcctgcttcagcctcccaggtagctgggattacaggcacgcaccaccatgcctagctaatttttgtgtttttagtagagacagggtttcaccatgctggccaggctggtgtcaaacttctggccttaggtgatccactggccttggcctcccaaagtgcagggattacaagcgtgagccactgcgcccagcccaggatGATCTTATTTCCCAAGATCGTGaacttaattacatttgcaaagaccccttttccaaataaagtcCCATTCACAGATTCTGGGATGTGGATATATCCCCTTGCACTTCACAAAGGAGAATATCCTAAAGGCTACTaaattgctcaacatcattagtcatcaggggaatgcaaaataaaaccgTGAGAGACTTATCTACTAGAATGCCTACATTTAAAAGATTAACAACAGCAAGTAtcagcaaggatgtggagccactggaactctcatacatttctGGCAGAAAGTAACTGACACAACCACTTTGGCAAGCATATTTGGTGGAATCTACCAAAACAAAATGTGTAAATACTCCATGGCCCAGCAGTTCTACCCTGGAGCACATATCCAAGagacatgaatgttcatagctgcTGAAGACACATACAAGATTGTTTATAGCAGCTTCATTCACAACAGTactaaactggaaacaacccaaatgtcaatagAAAGTAAGATAGATAAGTAAGTTaggggccaggtacggtggctcacgcctgtaatctcactaaggcagatggatcacctgaggccaggagttcgagaccagcctggccaacatggtgaaaccctgcctctactaaaaatacaaaaaattggccgggcgtggtggcaggcacctgtaatgctggccactagggaggctgaggcaggagaattgcttgaacccgggaggtggagtttgcagtgagctgagattgcaccattgcactctagcctgggcaacaagaatgaaattccaactcaaaaaaaaaaaaaaaaggtaaatttggGTATATTCATTCAGTGGAATATTACAATACACAACAATGAAAGAGTGGACTACTGTTCTCCACACTAGCATGGCTGGTTTTCAGACGTCATGTCGAGTGAAGGATGCCAGACTCGAATGAGTACACACCTTATTATTCTATTTACATGAAGTTCAAGGACAGGCAAAACTAACCTATGGTCTACCAGTCAGCCAGTGACTGCTCCTGGTGGAGGGGAGCTGTTGACTGGGACACAGCAAGAGGGAGGCTGCTGGGTGCTAGAGACATTCTATTGCTTGATCTGGGGCTGGTTATGTGGATGATTTCGTGTGTAAACGTTTGATGTGCTGTACACATAAGATTTGTGTGctgccgggctcggtggctcacacctgtaatcccagcactttgggaggccgagacaggtggatcacaaggttaggagtttgagaacagcctgaccaacatggtgaaaccctgtctctactaaaaatacaaaaattggccaggcctagtggcaggtgcctataatcccagctagacaggaggctgaagcaggagaattgctagaacccagcaggcagaggttgcagtgagccaagattgtgccgttgcactctagcctgggcaacagagtgagactccatctaaaaaaaaaaaaaaaaggtgtgtgtgtgtgccttacTGCATATATGTTAcacctcaataaaaaataaaaattgaacaaaaGAGCAGATTTGCTAATTTACCTCCCAAAGCAATATTGTATATTGggttttaaaactgaaatggGTTTCAACTGAATTTCAATATTGagtttaaaactgattttttttttttttttgagatggagtctgactctgacacgatctcgtctcactgtaacctccgcctcctggaggcagttcaaacaattctgctacctcagtcacccgagtagctgggactacaggtgtgcaccaccacacccggctaatttttgtatttttagtggagacggggtttcaccatgttggccaggttagtctcaaactcctgacctcaggtgacccacctgcctcaacctcccgaagtgctgggattataggcatgagccaccacacctgaccttatttattttttttggagaccaggtcttgctctgttgcctagactagagtgcagtggcacaatcacagctcactgaagcctccccctactgggctcaaacaatttcgcctcagcctcccaagcagctgggactacaagcacgtacCACCACTCctcactaattaaaaaaaaaaaaaattgtagcgatggactatgttgcccaggctagcctcaaactcctgagctcaagtcatccttctccctcagcctcccaaagtgctgtaattacaggtatgaggcaccatgcccagctgaaactGAATTTTTACATAAACCCtttatttcagaataattttggATTTACCATAGAAGTTGCAAAGATAGCACAGAACGTTCCGTATACTCCACACCCAGTTTCGCCTGATGTTGACATCTTACAtaactgtggtacatttgttaaaacaaaaagatTGACATTGGCACATGGTTATTTACTAAACTCTAGACTTATTctgatttcaccagtttttccactaatgtccttttttccCCCCTGTTCTAGGATCCAGTCCAGGATACATTTAGTAAAACAGAATTTTTACTGTAATAAATTTGTATCCTTAGGGACACACACATAAACAGATGGATACACACAGTTCCACAAAGTCTTCCCTTCCCGGGACCTTCCCTTAAAAACCacctctaaacaaataaataagcaaccaCAAAGAATGTGTGCTTCAGGCTCAGACTGCCGATGTGTATATGACGGAAGAAGTCGTTCAgtctctggagcccaggaaggTGGCCTTCAAATCTGTTACACAGAGCTCCATGTCTAGGCTGTGGCACCTTGTTGGGGGCTACTTTGGTCAACTTTGAGCCCAACGCCACTGCCTGGGACATCTGGGAGTTGGGTtgtagggatgtgtgtgtgtgtgtgtgtgtgtgtgtacacacatgtgtgtACACTGGATGTCCATCATCCAGTCCAACTTTGGGGTTGGTGGACCAGCCTCGTTCAACGTTCCACGTGGCAACCCCACAACCGGGGCGCAGACACAGCAGGGGTTATTAGTGGAGCTCGGGCCTCATCCACGCACTCCCCTCAACACAGACCAGGGAGAACTGGAGCTCCAGGTGTGGGGA
This genomic window contains:
- the NEU2 gene encoding sialidase-2 encodes the protein MASLPVLQKESVFQSGAARAYRIPALLYLPGQQTLLAFAEQRTSKKDEHAELIVLRRGGYDASTHRVQWQAQEVVAQARLDGHRSMNPCPLYDAQTGTLFLFFIAIPGQVTEQQQLQTRANVTRLCQVTSTDHGRTWSSPRDLTDAAIGPAYREWSTFAVGPGHCLQLHDRAQSLVVPAYAYRNLHPIQRPSPSAFCFLSHDHGRTWARGHFVAQDTLECQVAEVEAGEQRVVTLNARSHLRARIQAQSTNDGLDFQESQLVKKLVEPPPQGCQGSVISFPSPDSGPGSPAQWLLYTHPTHSGQRADLGAYLNRRPPAPEAWSEPVLLAKGSCAYSDLQSMGTGPDGSPLFGCLYEANDYEEIVFLMFTLKQAFPAEYLPQ